A region from the Xenopus laevis strain J_2021 chromosome 4S, Xenopus_laevis_v10.1, whole genome shotgun sequence genome encodes:
- the cebpa.S gene encoding uncharacterized protein LOC432238, translated as MEQANFYEVDPRPSMNIHVQPPHGVYGYREPPASALEHNELCDNENSIDISAYIDPAAFNDEFLADLFHSNKQEKAKSDFEYQQQQQGPVGAVVAAGHPLMYGCSMANYMDNKLDGGLRPLVIKQEPREVEEAGGRASSLAALYPHHAASQHSSHLQYQVAHCAQTSMHLQPGHPTPPPTPVPSPHHPPAHQHHHLHHSSLKGISPSSSSSSSSSSSENRGKSKKWLDKNSNEYRVRRERNNIAVRKSRDKAKIRNVETQQKVIELSSDNDKLRKRVEQLSRELDTLRGIFRQLPDSSLVKAMGNCS; from the coding sequence ATGGAGCAAGCTAACTTCTACGAGGTCGACCCGCGGCCATCCATGAACATCCACGTTCAGCCCCCGCACGGTGTTTACGGCTACAGGGAGCCTCCGGCTTCAGCCCTTGAACACAACGAGCTGTGTGACAACGAGAACTCCATTGATATCAGCGCTTACATCGACCCGGCCGCTTTCAACGACGAGTTTCTGGCCGACCTGTTCCATAGCAACAAGCAGGAGAAAGCCAAGAGCGACTTTGagtaccagcagcagcagcaggggccGGTCGGGGCGGTTGTTGCAGCAGGGCACCCGCTGATGTATGGCTGCAGCATGGCTAACTACATGGACAACAAGCTGGACGGTGGCCTGAGGCCGCTTGTGATCAAGCAAGAGCCAAGGGAAGTAGAGGAAGCCGGCGGCAGAGCATCATCATTAGCAGCTCTGTACCCTCACCATGCGGCCTCCCAGCACTCATCCCACCTGCAGTACCAGGTAGCCCACTGTGCCCAGACCAGCATGCACCTGCAGCCCGGCCACCCAACTCCTCCTCCTACTCCTGTCCCAAGCCCACATCACCCCCCTGCACATCAGCATCATCACCTGCACCATTCTTCACTCAAAGGCATTTccccttcatcctcctcctcatcctcctcctcctcctcggaGAACAGGGGCAAATCCAAAAAGTGGCTGGACAAGAACAGCAACGAGTACAGGGTAAGGAGAGAGAGGAACAACATAGCAGTGAGAAAAAGCAGGGACAAAGCCAAGATAAGGAATGTAGAAACCCAACAGAAAGTCATTGAGCTCTCTTCTGACAATGATAAGCTGAGGAAGAGGGTGGAACAGTTGAGCAGGGAGCTGGACACTCTTAGGGGCATCTTCAGGCAGCTCCCAGACAGTTCTCTGGTCAAAGCTATGGGCAACTGTTCATAA